One window of Quercus robur chromosome 5, dhQueRobu3.1, whole genome shotgun sequence genomic DNA carries:
- the LOC126726878 gene encoding spermidine hydroxycinnamoyl transferase-like yields MTSIRSISTVVPSEPTPSGLLRLPETDQVAQWTHAPLIYIYRTKSNNTTIPFSFEAMKNSLSRALIHFYPLAGRLHWIEGGCLELDCNAMGVQLLEAYSEAELDELGDFAPTDAVRDLVPKVDYTTPIEEWPLLLVQVTRFRCGGLCVGVAISHTMVDGRSATHFINSWAKLSRGYDLEDVDMPFLDRTVLRSSEPVKTPRFDHIEYTTKPPVLIGRTDANEERKKETSATLLKLTREQVEVLKKRANQDVVGVTTIRPYSRYEAIAGHMWRCACKVRTVDSHNSQSTRARLEVDIRNRLKPSLPKRYFGNAISATVTPICLYEDLLSRPLSYSAGKLREAIERMDDEYVRSALDFISSQKDVSGLRSSFHIQGYSEGPFLGNPNISLGSWIGLPFYDADFGWGKPIYVGPGLLNMDGKSFIMPSHTADGSLIIALRLQTQYMDSFKKIFYEDISVSLAKL; encoded by the coding sequence atgacaagcatCAGGTCTATTTCCACAGTGGTTCCAAGCGAGCCAACTCCAAGTGGCCTTTTACGGCTCCCTGAGACTGATCAAGTGGCGCAATGGACTCATGCACCACTCATATACATTTACAGAACCAAGTCCAACAACACCACCATCCCATTTTCATTTGAGGCAATGAAAAATTCCCTAAGCCGTGCTTTGATTCACTTCTACCCGTTGGCTGGCCGGCTACACTGGATTGAAGGTGGCTGTCTAGAACTTGATTGCAATGCCATGGGAGTGCAACTATTGGAAGCTTATTCTGAAGCAGAATTGGATGAACTTGGTGATTTTGCACCAACCGATGCAGTGCGAGATCTTGTACCAAAGGTTGATTATACTACTCCAATAGAGGAGTGGCCATTGTTGCTTGTACAAGTGACAAGATTTCGCTGTGGTGGCCTTTGTGTTGGAGTGGCAATATCCCATACCATGGTTGATGGACGATCTGCAACTCACTTCATCAACTCATGGGCAAAGTTGTCTCGGGGATATGATCTGGAGGATGTTGATATGCCATTTCTTGATCGAACTGTTTTGAGATCAAGTGAACCAGTTAAGACTCCACGCTTTGATCACATAGAATATACCACAAAGCCACCGGTATTGATTGGGAGGACGGATGCGaatgaagagagaaagaaggaaactaGTGCGACCTTGTTAAAACTTACAAGGGAGCAAGTGGAGGTTCTAAAGAAGAGAGCCAATCAAGACGTCGTCGGGGTAACAACAATAAGGCCCTATTCTAGATATGAGGCCATTGCCGGCCACATGTGGAGATGTGCATGTAAGGTACGTACAGTTGATAGTCATAATAGTCAATCAACAAGAGCTCGCCTTGAAGTTGACATTCGTAATCGGTTAAAGCCATCTCTGCCTAAAAGATATTTTGGGAATGCAATTTCAGCTACTGTGACACCAATATGTCTCTATGAAGACCTCTTGTCCAGGCCATTGAGTTATTCTGCTGGGAAACTAAGGGAAGCCATTGAGAGAATGGATGATGAGTATGTAAGATCTGCTCTTGATTTTATATCAAGTCAGAAGGATGTGAGTGGGCTAAGGTCTAGCTTTCACATTCAAGGATACTCGGAAGGACCTTTCCTGGGGAACCCTAACATTTCTCTTGGCAGCTGGATAGGTCTACCTTTCTACGATGCAGATTTTGGATGGGGAAAGCCTATATACGTGGGTCCTGGGTTGCTAAACATGGATGGTAAATCATTCATTATGCCAAGTCACACTGCTGATGGATCTCTCATTATAGCACTTCGTTTGCAAACACAATACATGGATTCTTTCAAGAAAATCTTTTATGAGGATATTAGTGTCAGCCTAGCCAAGTTATGA